In the Pseudonocardia cypriaca genome, one interval contains:
- the treZ gene encoding malto-oligosyltrehalose trehalohydrolase, which yields MTDFAVWAPQRQRVRVLVDGTAHEMSPDAAGWWQAAVDDAAPGTAYAFLLDDDEEPLPDPRSRWQPTGVHGASRVYDDNAFFWTDRAWTGRQLPGSVLYELHIGTFTPEGTFDAAIERLDHLVGLGIDMVEVLPVNAVDGPRNWGYDGVGWYAVTENYGGPDAFKRFVDACHARGLGVVLDVVYNHLGPSGAYLDRFGPYFAGSNIWGPSLNLDGAHSDEVRRYAIDNALMWLRDFHVDALRLDAVHALRDSRATHVLEQMAVEVEALSAHVGRPLSLIAESDLNDARLVTAREGGGYGLHAQWCDDIHHSLHAVLTGESQGYYADFANAGITGLAHVFTRAFFHEGTWSSFRQRNHGGPVDTRRIPGHRFLAYLQNHDQIGNRATGDRLSQTLSPGLLACGAALVFCSPFTPMLFMGEEWGARTPWQFFSYFPDESLRDAVREGRRREFAEHGWGEAEVPDPNAESTFEDSKLDWDEPAQEPHATLLRLHQELITLRKAWPELSDPWLDDVAVGGDDTARTVVLHRGTLRLACNLAPNPVTLDLEAPIERILLASEPVKGDGTAITLPPESFAVAKLA from the coding sequence GTGACCGATTTCGCCGTGTGGGCGCCGCAGCGCCAACGCGTCCGGGTGCTGGTGGACGGCACCGCGCACGAGATGTCCCCCGACGCCGCAGGCTGGTGGCAGGCCGCGGTCGACGACGCCGCGCCCGGCACCGCCTACGCCTTCCTGCTCGACGACGACGAGGAGCCGCTACCGGACCCGCGCTCGCGCTGGCAACCCACGGGCGTGCACGGCGCGTCCCGGGTGTACGACGACAACGCCTTCTTCTGGACCGACCGGGCCTGGACCGGCCGCCAGCTGCCCGGCAGCGTCCTCTACGAGCTGCACATCGGCACGTTCACCCCCGAGGGCACGTTCGACGCGGCGATCGAGCGCCTCGACCACCTCGTCGGCCTCGGGATCGACATGGTGGAGGTGCTGCCGGTCAACGCGGTCGACGGGCCGCGCAACTGGGGCTACGACGGCGTCGGCTGGTACGCCGTCACGGAGAACTACGGCGGGCCGGACGCCTTCAAGCGGTTCGTCGACGCCTGCCACGCCCGCGGGCTCGGCGTGGTGCTCGACGTCGTCTACAACCACCTCGGCCCGTCGGGCGCCTACCTGGACCGCTTCGGCCCGTACTTCGCAGGCAGCAACATCTGGGGCCCGTCGCTCAACCTGGACGGGGCCCACTCCGACGAGGTGCGCCGGTACGCGATCGACAACGCGCTCATGTGGTTGCGCGACTTCCACGTCGACGCCCTGCGGCTCGACGCCGTGCACGCGCTGCGCGACAGCCGCGCCACCCACGTGCTGGAGCAGATGGCGGTCGAGGTGGAGGCGCTGTCCGCGCACGTCGGCCGGCCGCTGTCGCTGATCGCCGAGTCCGACCTCAACGACGCCAGGTTGGTCACGGCGCGCGAGGGCGGCGGGTACGGGCTGCACGCGCAGTGGTGCGACGACATCCACCACAGCCTGCACGCCGTGCTGACCGGGGAGTCCCAGGGCTACTACGCCGACTTCGCGAACGCGGGCATCACCGGCCTCGCCCACGTGTTCACCCGCGCGTTCTTCCACGAGGGCACGTGGTCGAGCTTCCGGCAGCGGAACCACGGCGGACCGGTGGACACCCGCCGCATCCCGGGCCACCGCTTCCTCGCCTACCTGCAGAACCACGACCAGATCGGCAACCGCGCCACCGGCGACCGGCTCAGCCAGACCCTCTCCCCCGGCCTGCTGGCGTGCGGCGCAGCGCTCGTGTTCTGCTCCCCGTTCACGCCGATGCTGTTCATGGGCGAGGAGTGGGGAGCCCGCACCCCATGGCAGTTCTTCTCCTACTTCCCGGACGAGTCGCTGCGCGACGCCGTGCGCGAGGGCAGGCGGCGGGAGTTCGCCGAGCACGGCTGGGGCGAGGCCGAGGTCCCCGACCCGAACGCGGAGAGCACGTTCGAGGACTCGAAGCTCGACTGGGACGAGCCCGCGCAGGAGCCGCACGCCACGCTGCTGCGCCTGCACCAGGAGCTGATCACGCTGCGCAAGGCGTGGCCGGAGCTGTCGGACCCGTGGCTGGACGACGTCGCGGTCGGGGGCGACGACACCGCCCGCACCGTGGTGTTGCACCGCGGCACGCTGCGGCTGGCCTGCAACCTCGCCCCGAACCCCGTCACCCTGGACCTGGAGGCACCGATCGAGCGGATCCTGCTGGCGTCGGAGCCGGTGAAGGGCGACGGGACGGCGATCACGCTCCCGCCGGAGTCGTTCGCGGTGGCGAAGCTGGCCTGA
- a CDS encoding DJ-1/PfpI family protein, whose translation MARVLVLTGDAAEELDSMYPVFRLREGGHDAVVAARTTRAVKLVVHDFEPDCDAYTEKPGHQLPVDVAFGDVNPEDYDALVIPGGRAPEYIRTDPDVARIVTYFFDRGLPVGTICHGAQVPAALGLLRGRTTAAFPPLKADMEQAGATFVDGPDVVDGAMVSCRGWPDLPEWSRAFMQVLERASVPV comes from the coding sequence ATGGCACGGGTGCTGGTACTGACCGGCGACGCCGCTGAGGAACTCGACTCGATGTACCCGGTGTTCCGCCTGCGCGAGGGCGGCCACGACGCGGTCGTCGCCGCGCGCACCACCCGCGCGGTGAAGCTCGTGGTCCACGACTTCGAGCCCGACTGCGACGCCTACACCGAGAAGCCGGGCCACCAGCTGCCCGTGGACGTGGCCTTCGGCGACGTGAACCCGGAGGACTACGACGCGCTCGTCATCCCGGGCGGGCGGGCCCCCGAGTACATCCGCACCGACCCGGACGTCGCCCGCATCGTCACCTACTTCTTCGACCGCGGGCTCCCGGTCGGCACGATCTGCCACGGCGCGCAGGTGCCGGCCGCGCTCGGGCTCCTGCGCGGGCGCACCACGGCGGCGTTCCCGCCGCTGAAGGCCGACATGGAGCAGGCGGGCGCCACCTTCGTCGACGGGCCGGACGTCGTCGACGGCGCGATGGTGTCCTGCCGTGGCTGGCCGGACCTGCCCGAGTGGTCGCGCGCGTTCATGCAGGTGCTGGAGCGGGCGAGCGTCCCCGTCTGA
- the treY gene encoding malto-oligosyltrehalose synthase — translation MTRSHSPAPSSTYRLQLSKDTTFDDAVGLVPYLDALGVSALYASPLLESGAGSNHGYDVVDPTRVSAERGGEEGRKALVAAVREHGMAFVLDIVPNHVGVDIPQANPWWWDVLAHGRASEHAATFDIDWDAGPILLPVLDADEEKALSELALSDDRTQLRYYERAFPVAPGTGDAGTAQEVHERQHYRLVSWKRGAAELTYRRFFDVSTLAALRVELPEIFEKTHREILRWVDAGEVDGLRIDHPDGLSDPGAYMRRLRAAIGPDRWLLVEKILGVGEELPASWPVNGTSGYEALREIGGVFVDPDGAGVLTQLAAEHTGRKESAHAAEHSARREVADTILAAEVRRIAALVPVPEAAPSTEEEPGAAADRVRTAVAELLCGYPVYRSYLPEGREALETAVAVARTHRPDLADVLVAIRDAMLADPTGLLATRVQQTSGMVMAKGVEDTAFYRWNRFVALNEVGGDPSRFGVPPQEFHRAMAAREASWPATMTTLSTHDAKRSEDVRARLAVIAEIPGEWARLMRRWAAAHPLPDRSLELLAWQNLVGAWPIPAERMSGYLTKAAKEAKLVTSHVDPVPEVDEAIAAWPAEVLADGELVAEIEELVSRIAGPGWSNSLGQKLLQIAGPGVPDVYQGTELFEYSLVDPDNRRPVDWEARRELLARLDDGWLPDVDADGAAKLLVTASALRLRRYRPEVFTGYRPLPAEGPAARHAVAFARSASLVAVATRLPVGLAERGGWGDTVLPLPEGTTDWHDVITDTPVDGATPKLADVLGRYPVALLVRPA, via the coding sequence GTGACCCGGTCGCACTCCCCCGCCCCCAGCTCGACCTACCGGCTCCAGCTGTCGAAGGACACCACGTTCGACGACGCGGTCGGCCTGGTGCCCTACCTCGACGCGCTCGGCGTGAGCGCGCTGTACGCGTCGCCGCTCCTCGAGTCCGGCGCCGGTTCCAACCACGGCTACGACGTCGTCGACCCCACCCGGGTCTCGGCCGAGCGCGGTGGCGAGGAGGGACGCAAGGCGCTGGTCGCGGCGGTGCGCGAGCACGGCATGGCGTTCGTGCTCGACATCGTGCCCAACCACGTCGGCGTCGACATCCCGCAGGCCAACCCCTGGTGGTGGGACGTGCTCGCGCACGGGAGGGCGTCGGAGCACGCGGCCACGTTCGACATCGACTGGGACGCGGGCCCGATCCTGCTGCCCGTGCTGGACGCCGACGAGGAGAAGGCGCTCTCCGAGCTCGCCCTCTCCGACGACCGCACGCAGCTGCGCTACTACGAGCGGGCCTTCCCCGTGGCTCCCGGCACCGGCGACGCCGGCACCGCCCAGGAGGTGCACGAACGCCAGCACTACCGCCTCGTGTCCTGGAAGCGCGGCGCGGCGGAGCTGACCTACCGCCGGTTCTTCGACGTGTCCACGCTCGCCGCCTTGCGCGTCGAGCTGCCGGAGATCTTCGAGAAGACCCACCGCGAGATCCTGCGCTGGGTCGACGCGGGCGAGGTCGACGGTCTCCGCATCGACCACCCCGACGGGCTGTCCGACCCGGGCGCCTACATGCGGCGCCTGCGGGCCGCGATCGGCCCGGACCGCTGGCTGCTGGTGGAGAAGATCCTCGGCGTCGGCGAGGAGCTGCCTGCCTCGTGGCCGGTGAACGGCACGTCCGGCTACGAGGCGCTGCGAGAGATCGGGGGCGTGTTCGTCGACCCCGACGGCGCGGGCGTGCTCACCCAGCTCGCGGCGGAGCACACGGGCCGCAAGGAGTCGGCGCACGCCGCGGAGCACTCCGCCCGCCGGGAGGTCGCGGACACGATCCTGGCGGCCGAGGTGCGCCGCATCGCGGCGCTCGTCCCGGTGCCGGAAGCCGCGCCGAGCACCGAGGAGGAGCCGGGTGCGGCCGCCGACCGCGTGCGGACGGCGGTCGCGGAGCTGCTCTGCGGCTACCCGGTCTACCGCAGCTACCTCCCGGAAGGGCGCGAGGCGCTCGAAACGGCCGTCGCCGTGGCGCGCACCCACCGGCCCGACCTCGCCGACGTGCTGGTCGCCATCCGCGACGCGATGCTCGCCGACCCGACCGGCCTGCTCGCCACCCGCGTGCAGCAGACGTCCGGGATGGTGATGGCCAAGGGCGTCGAGGACACCGCCTTCTACCGGTGGAACCGGTTCGTCGCGCTCAACGAGGTGGGTGGCGACCCGTCCCGCTTCGGGGTGCCCCCGCAGGAGTTCCACCGGGCCATGGCCGCGCGGGAGGCGTCATGGCCGGCGACCATGACCACGCTGTCGACGCACGACGCCAAGCGCTCCGAGGACGTCCGCGCCCGCCTCGCCGTCATCGCCGAGATCCCCGGCGAGTGGGCGCGGCTGATGCGCCGGTGGGCGGCCGCGCACCCGCTGCCCGACCGGTCGCTCGAGCTGCTGGCCTGGCAGAACCTCGTGGGCGCGTGGCCCATCCCGGCCGAGCGGATGTCCGGCTACCTGACGAAGGCGGCCAAGGAGGCCAAGCTCGTCACGAGCCACGTCGATCCAGTACCGGAGGTCGACGAGGCCATCGCGGCGTGGCCGGCCGAGGTTCTCGCCGACGGCGAGCTGGTGGCCGAGATCGAGGAGCTCGTCTCCCGCATCGCGGGGCCGGGCTGGTCGAACTCGCTCGGGCAGAAGCTGCTGCAGATCGCCGGACCGGGCGTGCCCGACGTCTACCAGGGCACCGAGCTCTTCGAGTACTCCCTCGTCGACCCGGACAACCGCAGGCCGGTCGACTGGGAGGCCCGCCGCGAGCTGCTCGCCAGGCTCGACGACGGCTGGCTGCCCGACGTCGACGCCGACGGCGCCGCGAAGCTGCTCGTCACGGCGAGCGCGCTGCGGCTGCGCCGCTACCGGCCCGAGGTGTTCACCGGCTACCGGCCGCTGCCCGCGGAGGGCCCGGCGGCCCGGCACGCCGTGGCGTTCGCGCGCTCGGCCTCGCTCGTGGCGGTGGCGACGCGGCTGCCGGTCGGCCTCGCGGAGCGCGGGGGCTGGGGCGACACCGTGCTCCCGCTGCCCGAGGGCACGACCGACTGGCACGACGTCATCACCGACACCCCGGTCGACGGTGCCACCCCGAAGCTGGCCGACGTGCTGGGCCGCTACCCGGTGGCGCTCCTGGTCCGCCCGGCATAG
- the glgX gene encoding glycogen debranching protein GlgX produces MRPWPGHAYPLGATYDGSGTNFAIFSEVAEKVELCLFSARGKETRVPLSEVDGFVHHGYLPNVEPGQRYGYRVHGPYDPSQGLRCNPNKLLIDPYTKALDGPVVWDEAVFGYPFGQPEGRNDVDSAPFVPKSVVVNPFFDWGTDRSPRIPYHETVIYEAHVRGLTIAHPEIPEELRGTYTGLAHPVMIEHLKTLGVTAVELMPVHEFLNDHHLQEKGLSNYWGYNTIAYLAPHHAYAMNSGRAGNQVQEFKAMVRDLHDAGIEVILDVVYNHTAEGNHMGPTLSLRGIDNAAYYRLVEDDPRYYMDYTGTGNSLNVRNPHTLQLIMDSLRYWVTEMHVDGFRFDLASTLAREFYDVDRLSVFFDLVQQDPVISQVKLIAEPWDVGPGGYQVGNFPPLWTEWNGKYRDTVRDFWRGEPGTIGEFASRLTGSSDLYQEDGRRPFASINFVTAHDGFTLADLVSYNDKHNEANLEGGGDGESHNRSWNCGVEGPTDDEGVLALRARQQRNFITTLLLSQGVPMLLHGDELGRTQRGNNNVYCQDSEISWVDWSLATKNAPLVNFTAGVTALRHAHPVFRRRKFFAGRPIGRRRPGALADIAWFTPAGVEMSEQDWDSGFGKCVTVFLNGQGMDEVDTRGERVSDDSFLLCLNAHYEDIDVTLPGPEYGAQWAVVVDTAAGEVTTLSTAPGVVAADPPTVAGGGVHRVPARSVLVLQRTGTAGS; encoded by the coding sequence ATGCGGCCGTGGCCGGGCCACGCCTACCCCCTGGGTGCCACCTATGACGGGTCCGGCACCAACTTCGCGATCTTCTCCGAGGTCGCGGAGAAGGTAGAGCTATGCCTTTTCAGCGCGCGGGGCAAGGAGACGCGCGTCCCGCTGAGCGAGGTCGACGGCTTCGTCCATCACGGATACCTGCCCAACGTCGAGCCGGGCCAGCGCTACGGCTACCGGGTGCACGGGCCCTACGACCCCTCGCAGGGCCTGCGGTGCAACCCGAACAAGCTGCTCATCGACCCGTACACGAAGGCCCTCGACGGCCCGGTGGTGTGGGACGAGGCGGTGTTCGGCTACCCGTTCGGGCAGCCGGAGGGCCGCAACGACGTCGACTCCGCGCCGTTCGTGCCGAAGTCGGTGGTGGTCAACCCGTTCTTCGACTGGGGAACCGATCGCTCCCCGCGCATCCCCTACCACGAGACCGTGATCTACGAGGCGCACGTGCGGGGCCTCACGATCGCCCACCCGGAGATCCCCGAGGAGCTGCGCGGCACCTACACCGGGCTCGCGCACCCGGTGATGATCGAGCACCTCAAGACGCTCGGCGTCACCGCGGTGGAGCTCATGCCGGTGCACGAGTTCCTCAACGACCACCACCTGCAGGAGAAGGGCCTCTCCAACTACTGGGGCTACAACACGATCGCCTACCTGGCCCCGCACCACGCCTACGCGATGAACTCCGGCCGCGCGGGCAACCAGGTGCAGGAGTTCAAGGCGATGGTCCGCGACCTGCACGACGCGGGCATCGAGGTGATCCTCGACGTGGTCTACAACCACACGGCCGAGGGCAACCACATGGGCCCGACGCTCTCGCTGCGCGGCATCGACAACGCCGCCTACTACCGCCTGGTCGAGGACGACCCGCGGTACTACATGGACTACACCGGCACCGGCAACTCGCTGAACGTGCGAAACCCCCACACCCTGCAGCTGATCATGGACTCGCTGCGGTACTGGGTCACGGAGATGCACGTCGACGGGTTCCGCTTCGACCTCGCCTCCACGCTCGCCCGGGAGTTCTACGACGTCGACCGGCTGTCGGTGTTCTTCGACCTCGTGCAGCAGGACCCGGTGATCAGCCAGGTGAAGCTGATCGCGGAGCCGTGGGACGTCGGACCGGGTGGCTACCAGGTCGGCAACTTCCCGCCGCTGTGGACGGAGTGGAACGGCAAGTACCGCGACACGGTCCGCGACTTCTGGCGCGGCGAGCCGGGCACGATCGGCGAGTTCGCGTCGCGGCTCACCGGCAGCTCGGACCTGTACCAGGAGGACGGCCGCCGCCCGTTCGCATCGATCAACTTCGTCACGGCGCACGACGGCTTCACCCTCGCCGACCTGGTCTCGTACAACGACAAGCACAACGAGGCCAACCTCGAAGGCGGGGGCGACGGCGAGAGCCACAACAGGTCGTGGAACTGCGGCGTCGAGGGGCCGACCGACGACGAGGGCGTACTCGCGCTGCGCGCCCGCCAGCAGCGCAACTTCATCACCACGCTCCTGCTGAGCCAGGGCGTGCCGATGCTGCTGCACGGCGACGAGCTGGGCCGCACCCAGCGCGGCAACAACAACGTCTACTGCCAGGACAGCGAGATCTCCTGGGTGGACTGGTCGCTCGCGACCAAGAACGCCCCGCTGGTGAACTTCACGGCCGGTGTGACCGCGCTCCGCCACGCCCACCCGGTCTTCCGGCGCCGCAAGTTCTTCGCCGGGCGCCCCATCGGCCGCCGCCGCCCGGGCGCGCTGGCCGACATCGCCTGGTTCACGCCGGCGGGTGTGGAGATGAGCGAGCAGGACTGGGACTCCGGGTTCGGCAAGTGCGTGACCGTGTTCCTCAACGGTCAGGGCATGGACGAGGTCGACACCCGGGGCGAGCGCGTCAGCGACGACTCGTTCCTGCTGTGCCTCAATGCGCACTACGAGGACATCGACGTCACACTGCCCGGCCCGGAGTACGGCGCGCAGTGGGCGGTGGTGGTCGACACCGCCGCGGGTGAGGTGACCACGCTGTCCACGGCACCGGGCGTGGTGGCCGCCGACCCGCCCACGGTGGCCGGTGGTGGCGTGCACCGGGTGCCGGCTCGCTCGGTCCTGGTCCTGCAGCGCACGGGGACGGCGGGATCGTGA
- a CDS encoding PPOX class F420-dependent oxidoreductase, producing the protein MVRTIATNTPVDRDALVDFVRCRHKMVLLTPRKDGGWQGSPVTGGIDADGRIVVATYPERAKATNVARHGKASVIVLSDDFGGAWVQVDGDAELLTLPDAVEPLVDYFRCISGEHPDWDEYRRAMQEQGKALIRITPTRWSPVATGGFPARLA; encoded by the coding sequence ATGGTCCGGACCATCGCCACGAACACGCCCGTCGACCGCGACGCACTGGTCGACTTCGTCCGCTGCCGCCACAAGATGGTCCTGCTCACGCCCCGCAAGGACGGCGGCTGGCAGGGCTCACCGGTCACCGGGGGCATCGACGCCGACGGCCGCATCGTGGTCGCCACCTATCCGGAGCGGGCGAAGGCGACGAACGTCGCCCGGCACGGCAAGGCATCGGTCATCGTGCTGTCCGACGACTTCGGCGGCGCGTGGGTGCAGGTCGACGGCGACGCCGAGCTGCTGACGCTGCCCGACGCGGTGGAGCCGCTCGTCGACTACTTCCGGTGCATCTCCGGTGAGCACCCCGACTGGGACGAGTACCGGCGCGCGATGCAGGAACAGGGCAAGGCCTTGATCAGGATCACGCCGACGCGGTGGAGCCCGGTCGCGACGGGCGGATTCCCAGCGCGCCTCGCCTGA
- a CDS encoding HIT family protein, with the protein MSTLFTRIIDGELPGRFVWSDDRAVGFLSINPLGPGHTLVVPRAEVDHWVDAEPDLLAHLMSVSHAVGAAVREVWQPPRVGLLVAGFEVPHLHVHVFPAWDMAAFDFANAAPSVEAHEQEAHAEKLRSALRAAGHGEHVAG; encoded by the coding sequence ATGAGCACCCTCTTCACCCGGATCATCGACGGCGAGCTGCCCGGACGTTTCGTCTGGTCGGACGACCGGGCGGTCGGTTTCCTGTCGATCAACCCGCTCGGACCGGGCCACACGCTCGTCGTGCCCCGCGCGGAGGTCGACCACTGGGTCGACGCCGAACCGGACCTGCTGGCACACCTCATGTCCGTGTCCCACGCGGTGGGTGCGGCCGTACGCGAGGTCTGGCAGCCGCCGCGCGTCGGCCTGCTCGTCGCGGGCTTCGAGGTGCCACACCTGCACGTCCACGTGTTCCCCGCCTGGGACATGGCCGCCTTCGACTTCGCGAACGCGGCGCCGTCCGTGGAGGCGCACGAGCAGGAGGCGCACGCCGAGAAGCTGCGGTCCGCCCTCCGCGCGGCGGGGCACGGCGAGCACGTCGCCGGCTGA
- a CDS encoding MFS transporter: MAGSGLGAVFRVPEFRVLWAAELFSIAGDQLARVALAVLVYGRTGSALWAAVAYALTFLPALLGGVLLSGLADRFRRREVMIVSDVARAVLVAVMAIPDLPLWALCAVLVLVVLLGSPHTAAQGALYPEVLPGELYERGLAVRQITSQTAQLVGFATGGLLVAALSPAVALLGNAVSFALSAVVVRIGVADRPAPVQAPGPGPVTSELRGITAGLVEIATDRPRRALVLLAWLVGWYVVPEALAAPYADHLGAGPAAVGLLMAADPLGSVLGAWLFVRFVPAATRARLVGLMAVAAGVPLALCILRPGVPLTVLLWAVSGMLSTAYLLQTQASFVRATPDGGRGRAIGVAASGIIAAQGAAVLLGGLLADATDPATAVAAAGVLGAVLSAGGAVAWHRANSTAPSPQFRWAGARSR, translated from the coding sequence ATGGCGGGTAGCGGACTCGGCGCAGTGTTCCGCGTACCCGAGTTCCGGGTCCTGTGGGCCGCGGAGCTCTTCTCGATCGCAGGTGACCAGCTCGCGCGCGTCGCGCTGGCGGTACTCGTGTACGGCCGCACCGGCTCCGCACTCTGGGCTGCCGTCGCCTACGCCCTGACCTTCCTGCCCGCGCTGCTCGGCGGCGTCCTGCTGTCCGGTCTCGCCGACCGGTTCCGCCGCCGCGAGGTCATGATCGTCTCGGACGTCGCGCGGGCGGTGCTCGTCGCCGTGATGGCGATCCCGGACCTGCCCCTGTGGGCGCTCTGCGCCGTCCTCGTCCTCGTCGTGCTGCTCGGGTCGCCCCACACCGCGGCCCAGGGTGCGCTCTACCCCGAGGTCCTCCCGGGCGAGCTCTACGAACGCGGGCTCGCCGTACGGCAGATCACCAGCCAGACGGCACAGCTCGTCGGCTTCGCCACCGGGGGGCTGCTGGTCGCCGCCTTGAGCCCCGCGGTCGCGCTCCTCGGCAACGCCGTCTCGTTCGCGTTGTCGGCCGTCGTCGTCCGGATCGGCGTGGCCGACCGCCCGGCACCCGTCCAGGCGCCCGGACCCGGCCCCGTGACCAGCGAGCTGCGCGGCATCACCGCCGGGCTCGTCGAGATCGCCACCGACCGGCCCCGCCGCGCACTCGTGCTGCTCGCGTGGCTCGTCGGCTGGTACGTCGTGCCCGAGGCGCTCGCCGCCCCGTACGCCGACCACCTCGGCGCCGGGCCCGCCGCAGTGGGGCTGCTCATGGCGGCCGACCCCCTCGGCAGCGTGCTCGGGGCATGGCTGTTCGTGCGGTTCGTGCCCGCCGCGACGAGGGCACGGCTCGTCGGACTCATGGCCGTTGCGGCCGGAGTCCCGTTGGCGCTGTGCATCCTGCGCCCGGGCGTCCCACTCACCGTCCTCCTGTGGGCGGTGTCCGGGATGCTCTCCACCGCTTACCTCCTGCAGACGCAGGCGAGCTTCGTCCGCGCCACCCCGGACGGGGGTCGCGGCCGTGCCATCGGGGTCGCCGCGTCCGGGATCATCGCGGCGCAGGGTGCCGCGGTGCTCCTCGGAGGCCTGCTCGCCGATGCGACGGATCCCGCCACGGCTGTCGCCGCGGCCGGGGTGCTCGGGGCGGTGTTGTCGGCCGGCGGCGCCGTGGCCTGGCATCGCGCCAACTCCACCGCGCCTTCACCGCAGTTCCGCTGGGCGGGCGCGCGGTCGCGCTGA